In one window of Tellurirhabdus rosea DNA:
- a CDS encoding KGG domain-containing protein: MANTKGKGNFADDPERAREAGKKGGQSRGKDNGSESKTSRKSSSK, encoded by the coding sequence ATGGCTAACACGAAAGGCAAGGGAAATTTCGCCGATGATCCGGAACGCGCCCGCGAGGCAGGCAAAAAAGGTGGTCAGAGCCGCGGTAAAGACAACGGCTCGGAAAGCAAAACAAGCCGCAAGAGCTCGTCTAAGTAA
- a CDS encoding DUF2911 domain-containing protein, with amino-acid sequence MKRSLALIALFLITTVSFVFAQGTPPSPRVKLSSPNKNVSVDYGQPSKRGRQIFGALVPYGQVWRTGANEATTITFAKDVTFGGKAVKAGTYTLFTVPTEKEWTVILNSKTGLWGAYDYEKVKGQNVAEVKVPAKSAKSVVEKMTITPENNEVTIAWDQMTVSIPVKEGSTVN; translated from the coding sequence ATGAAAAGATCACTTGCCCTGATTGCCCTGTTTCTAATAACAACCGTATCGTTCGTGTTTGCACAGGGAACGCCGCCGAGCCCGCGGGTAAAATTATCCAGCCCGAACAAGAACGTTTCGGTCGATTATGGTCAGCCGTCAAAGCGCGGCCGTCAGATTTTCGGCGCGCTCGTTCCTTACGGCCAGGTTTGGCGGACGGGTGCCAACGAGGCAACGACCATCACCTTTGCCAAAGACGTGACCTTCGGGGGCAAAGCGGTTAAAGCCGGCACGTACACCCTGTTCACCGTTCCGACGGAAAAAGAATGGACGGTTATCCTGAACAGCAAAACCGGTCTGTGGGGCGCTTACGATTACGAAAAAGTGAAGGGGCAGAACGTAGCCGAAGTGAAAGTTCCGGCTAAATCGGCCAAATCCGTTGTGGAGAAAATGACCATTACTCCGGAGAATAACGAAGTGACCATTGCCTGGGACCAGATGACGGTGTCGATTCCGGTTAAGGAAGGGTCAACGGTCAACTAA
- a CDS encoding c-type cytochrome translates to MFTAAVVSSAVWAQESPKEEDFFKIMKVTAPEGTLLEVGGLTVLPDGDLGIATRRGDIFIVENPTSKKPYFRKFASGLHEVLGLVYKDGAFYCAQRGELTKLVDTNKDGKADLFETVAALPVSGHYHEYSFGPKLAPDGSFFVTGNVAFGDEEWWRGESRVPWRGWTIKIHPDGRIEPWATGMRSPCGLGVVDGEFFYSDNQGDWIGSGGVWHVKKGSFTGHPAGLKWTNMPNSPVKLTTEQLYAKVDPRQNKNAQGRYIKPENVVNENFVSLFELKEQFPEVQTPAVWLPHGILGISNSEIVQIPQGAFGPFSGQLLVGDQGQSKISRVVLEKVNGEYQGVAFDFRNGFQSGVLRMAWAPDGSLFVGETNRGWGSAGEANQGLQRLVWNNQMPFEMKTVRAMPDGFEIEFTTPVDKKSAEDLASYSIESFVYKYHAVYGSPAVNKEKASVKGVKVSEDGLKARIIVDGMRRYFVHNITLDGVRSQEGSYSLVHPTAYYTLNNIPQGQKLAMSEVSTRNSAAAVAETPAKAAPATPAKKGAPAKAGAKTTATKPAAPTAKTGDAVASVKAPTLDEIKPLLNRHTCTACHNAEKRQVGPAFKDVSKRRYTNEQIVELIYNPKPQNWPDYATEMPPMPQVPKADALKIAAWINSLAPGAKTASAAKELKSPDGQ, encoded by the coding sequence ATGTTTACGGCGGCGGTAGTCTCCTCGGCGGTCTGGGCGCAGGAGTCACCGAAGGAAGAAGATTTCTTCAAAATCATGAAAGTAACGGCGCCCGAAGGAACCCTGCTCGAAGTGGGCGGTCTGACGGTGCTGCCCGACGGCGATCTGGGCATTGCCACGCGCCGGGGCGACATTTTCATCGTCGAAAACCCGACGAGCAAAAAGCCGTACTTCCGCAAGTTCGCGTCCGGGCTGCACGAGGTGCTGGGCCTTGTTTACAAGGACGGAGCTTTCTACTGCGCCCAGCGCGGCGAGCTGACCAAACTGGTGGATACCAACAAGGACGGCAAGGCGGACCTTTTCGAAACGGTGGCGGCGCTGCCGGTGTCGGGGCACTACCACGAGTATTCGTTCGGGCCGAAACTTGCGCCGGACGGATCGTTTTTCGTGACGGGTAACGTGGCCTTTGGTGACGAGGAATGGTGGCGGGGCGAAAGCCGGGTCCCCTGGCGTGGCTGGACCATCAAGATCCACCCGGATGGCCGCATCGAACCCTGGGCAACGGGCATGCGCTCTCCGTGCGGCCTGGGCGTAGTGGACGGCGAGTTTTTCTACTCCGACAACCAGGGCGACTGGATTGGCTCGGGCGGCGTCTGGCACGTGAAAAAAGGCAGCTTTACCGGACACCCGGCCGGGCTGAAGTGGACAAACATGCCCAATTCGCCGGTCAAACTGACGACCGAGCAGCTGTACGCCAAGGTGGACCCGCGTCAGAACAAAAACGCCCAGGGCCGGTACATCAAGCCCGAAAACGTGGTAAACGAGAATTTTGTAAGCCTTTTTGAACTGAAAGAACAGTTCCCGGAGGTGCAGACGCCCGCCGTCTGGCTACCGCACGGCATTCTCGGCATTTCAAACTCGGAGATTGTGCAGATTCCACAGGGGGCGTTCGGGCCGTTTTCCGGACAACTGCTGGTCGGCGACCAGGGGCAGAGCAAAATCTCGCGGGTAGTGCTTGAAAAAGTGAACGGGGAGTACCAGGGCGTAGCCTTCGACTTCCGCAACGGCTTCCAGTCGGGCGTCCTGCGGATGGCGTGGGCACCGGACGGATCGCTGTTCGTAGGCGAAACCAACCGCGGCTGGGGTTCGGCCGGGGAGGCCAACCAGGGCCTGCAACGGCTGGTCTGGAACAACCAGATGCCGTTTGAAATGAAAACGGTCCGGGCGATGCCGGACGGCTTCGAGATTGAATTCACGACGCCGGTCGACAAAAAATCCGCCGAGGATCTGGCGTCTTATTCCATCGAGTCGTTTGTGTACAAATACCACGCGGTTTACGGCAGTCCGGCCGTCAACAAGGAAAAGGCTTCGGTGAAAGGGGTGAAAGTGTCGGAAGACGGCCTGAAAGCCCGCATCATCGTGGATGGGATGCGCCGGTATTTCGTGCACAACATCACCCTCGACGGCGTGCGTTCGCAGGAAGGCTCGTACTCACTGGTTCACCCGACGGCCTATTACACGCTGAACAACATTCCGCAGGGCCAGAAACTGGCGATGTCGGAGGTAAGCACCCGTAATTCGGCTGCGGCTGTGGCCGAAACTCCGGCTAAAGCGGCTCCGGCCACTCCGGCGAAAAAAGGCGCTCCGGCCAAAGCAGGGGCCAAAACGACGGCGACCAAACCCGCCGCGCCGACTGCCAAAACGGGCGACGCGGTCGCTTCCGTGAAAGCTCCGACGCTGGACGAAATCAAGCCGCTGCTGAATCGCCATACGTGTACGGCCTGCCACAACGCCGAAAAACGGCAGGTTGGCCCGGCGTTCAAGGATGTGTCGAAGCGCCGCTATACCAACGAGCAGATTGTCGAGCTGATCTACAATCCCAAGCCGCAGAACTGGCCGGACTACGCGACCGAAATGCCGCCGATGCCGCAGGTTCCGAAGGCCGATGCCCTGAAAATCGCCGCCTGGATCAATTCGCTGGCTCCGGGGGCCAAAACCGCGTCCGCTGCAAAGGAGTTGAAAAGCCCGGACGGACAGTAA
- a CDS encoding acyl-CoA dehydrogenase: protein MASYFSKRNLNFLLYEVFQAEELTKYPYFSAHDRETFTMALDSVTHIADTLMHPSLREVDQNQPELKNGKVAVHPKIREYLRAMGEAGLIGADFPFEQGGQQLPELINSSIGFILMAANNGMMYTGLTAGAARLIASFGSQELQDAYVANMLSGKWQGTMALTEPQAGSSLSDVMTTAEPQPDGESTAPADRPRTYKIKGQKVFISAGEHDAADNIIHLMLARIKGAPKGTKGISLFVVPKTRLDGSDNDVQPTGLYHKMGQKGTPALHLTMGERDDCVGYLVGEPNRGLTYMFQMMNEARIGVGMAAAAIASAAYHAALTYAKERPQSRRLNEKNQLDSPQTTIINHPDVRRMLLFQKAVVEGSLSILMECSRYADLAKVLEGEEREAAHLLLELLTPIAKTYPSEAGVQAVSQSMQTLGGYGYTEDFPVEQLYRDIRITPIYEGTTGIQSQDLLGRKVTMHNGKALGLLAQEIGKTIAEAATYDDLKPYAGLLAEEGKRLQQVTMHLLGFAQKGEIERFLADATLYMELFSLNAIAWQWLKQAVVARRALLTQNPQGDELAFYESKLLTMKYFFHYELPKTLGLAKRLTDPEVLTIVTEKQVAL, encoded by the coding sequence ATGGCTTCCTACTTCAGCAAACGAAACCTGAACTTCCTGCTTTATGAAGTTTTTCAGGCCGAGGAGTTAACCAAATATCCTTACTTCAGCGCCCACGACCGCGAAACGTTCACGATGGCGCTGGATTCGGTAACGCACATTGCCGATACCCTCATGCACCCGAGCCTGCGCGAGGTAGACCAGAACCAGCCCGAACTGAAGAACGGCAAGGTGGCGGTTCATCCCAAAATCCGCGAGTACCTGCGGGCGATGGGGGAAGCCGGTCTGATCGGCGCCGATTTTCCGTTCGAACAGGGCGGCCAGCAGTTGCCCGAGCTTATCAACTCGTCCATCGGCTTTATTCTGATGGCGGCCAACAACGGCATGATGTATACCGGCCTGACCGCCGGAGCCGCCCGCCTGATCGCCTCGTTTGGTAGTCAGGAACTCCAGGACGCTTACGTGGCGAATATGCTGTCCGGCAAATGGCAGGGCACTATGGCTCTGACCGAACCCCAGGCGGGCAGTTCGCTCTCCGACGTGATGACCACCGCCGAGCCTCAGCCCGACGGCGAATCCACCGCACCGGCGGACCGGCCGCGAACCTACAAAATCAAAGGACAGAAAGTGTTTATTTCGGCGGGCGAACACGATGCCGCCGACAACATCATTCACCTGATGCTGGCCCGGATCAAGGGCGCTCCCAAAGGCACTAAGGGTATCTCGCTGTTCGTCGTGCCCAAAACGCGCCTCGACGGCTCAGACAACGACGTGCAGCCCACCGGCCTTTACCACAAAATGGGCCAGAAAGGTACGCCCGCCCTGCACCTGACGATGGGCGAACGCGACGACTGCGTCGGCTATCTGGTCGGCGAGCCGAACCGCGGCCTGACGTACATGTTCCAGATGATGAACGAAGCCCGGATCGGCGTCGGGATGGCGGCGGCGGCAATTGCCTCGGCGGCCTACCACGCGGCTCTGACCTACGCGAAAGAACGTCCGCAGAGCCGCCGGCTGAACGAGAAAAACCAGCTCGATTCGCCCCAGACGACGATTATCAACCACCCGGACGTGCGGCGGATGCTGCTGTTCCAGAAGGCCGTCGTGGAAGGGTCGCTGTCGATCCTGATGGAATGCTCCCGCTATGCCGATCTGGCCAAAGTGCTGGAAGGCGAAGAACGCGAGGCTGCCCATCTGCTGCTGGAACTGCTGACGCCGATTGCCAAAACGTACCCGTCGGAGGCCGGGGTGCAGGCCGTCAGCCAGAGCATGCAGACGCTCGGCGGCTACGGCTACACGGAGGATTTTCCGGTGGAACAGCTTTACCGCGACATCCGCATCACGCCGATTTACGAAGGCACCACGGGCATCCAGTCGCAGGATTTGCTGGGCCGGAAGGTGACGATGCACAACGGCAAGGCGCTGGGTCTGCTGGCGCAGGAAATCGGCAAAACCATCGCCGAAGCGGCCACTTACGACGACCTGAAACCGTATGCCGGGCTGCTGGCCGAAGAAGGTAAGCGTCTTCAGCAGGTAACGATGCACCTGCTGGGCTTTGCTCAGAAAGGTGAAATCGAACGTTTTCTGGCCGACGCGACGCTGTACATGGAACTCTTCAGCCTGAACGCCATTGCCTGGCAGTGGCTCAAACAGGCGGTCGTGGCCCGCCGCGCCCTGCTGACCCAGAACCCGCAGGGCGACGAGCTGGCTTTCTACGAGAGCAAGCTTCTGACCATGAAATATTTCTTCCACTACGAACTGCCGAAAACCCTCGGCCTCGCCAAGCGCCTGACCGATCCGGAGGTGCTGACGATTGTCACAGAAAAACAGGTAGCGCTTTAA